The window TGACGCCGGAAGACGACAAAGAATTGGAAACATATTTATGGAAAATTGTACGCGAAATTATAAAAACTGCAATCGAAAACAAGCAAAACCTAATCGTTGAAGGCTGCTATATCCCTTTTGACTGGAAATGCGGTTTTTCAGAAACATATTTAAATGAAATCCGCTGTTATTTTCTTGTTATGGATAAAAACTATATTGAAAATCATTTTTCAGATATAAAAAACCATGCCGATGAAATAGAACGCCGCTTGAATGACGATTGGTATACAAAAGAATTTGCATTAAATGAAAATGAACGGTGTTTAAATCTTTGTCAAAAGCATAACTGCAACTATATTTTAATAAGAGAACCGTACAACGTTGAAATTCGGCTGTAAAATCCAATTTGACTGCTCCTGTTTTCGGGAATTACGTCTATTTTTCAAGTTTTTTATAAAATACATACGATAAAATCCAACCTCAAAAATTAGCGAATTAAAACCTCATCCATTATATCCAACTTGTCGGATAAAATAAATTAACTTAACGGCTTTCCCGCATTATAAATATAAAATCGGGATATGATGAAAATTAAATCCTCTGCAAATTGTATTATCACTTACAAATTGCAGGGGATTGCTCTGTCTGAAACGCCGTTTTTCTTTTTAACTTACTGCATTAATAAATCCTTCTCAGATCTTTGGTTTTTAAATCAAGCTCGTAATTCCTTGCTTTCTCCGGAACACTGTATTCCGAATCGTCCTTGTCTCCATATATACCGGTTTCCTGAAGGCTGTATTTAATAACTTCACCGTCGTATTCCGACGTTATTTTCGTGCTTCCGGTTATCCTTTCATCACTCGGGAATGTTTCGATAACACAATCTTCCGTACCGTCAAGGAGCATCTCATGGATTTCCGTTTTGTCTTTTCCAGAAATGTAGTATACATATCCTCCGGCAATAGTATAGTCGACAACATCTTTTTTGCCGATTATTTCCTCAACACCTTCAAGGGCCTCGATAACCCTGACATTGTCAACCACAAACATATATTCAAACGTATTGCTTCCCCATGACGCGTCTATAATATAGATCCTTGACTCGTCGGTATCCGTTTCATGGATAAACTCATAATAATCTCCCATATCCTTTACCTGTACGTCGGAAGGATATATCTCCGGTTCTGTTTCGCTGTATTCGAGAAGCTCTTCACGCTTAACAGTAACACTGTCCGGTTTTGCCCCTTCAAAAGAAAATCTGTACTTCTCCTCCAACTGAGCCCTGTATATATTGTTCAAAACTTCTTCGCTGTTATCCCATACGGCCCTATACGGGGTAATCTTATCCAGCGTAACCCCGCCTGATTTTATCTGATATGAAAATATGTTTGGATCGCGATCTTCTATAATAAGTTTCGGGGCCTCAAGGCGCTGTGCATTTGCCTGTGACTGCGCCCCGAGAAGCGTAACTTCATAGCTGTTCTTCTCCTGGGAGTAAACGATTTTACAGCTTAAAACGCTTGCCAAATCATTTACTTCGGCATAAGCAGTCCCGTTATCTATATATACGGGATAAGTAATTCTTTTTTCCACGCCGTTAATATAGGCTTTCCAAATTCCCGGTATAAAAGTTATAGTTTGATCGCCTTTTTGAACTATAATTTTATTTTCATTCCATGTCACTTCCGCGCCTATTCCTGTTGCAATCGTCCTAATAGGCGCCAAAGTCATTTCATCCTTATACTGCGGTGAAACGGACTCGGTCTTAATTCCGTTTACATATACGTCCGCTTCCTTTGCATATGCCATGGAAGCAAGCGCAAGCGCGGCGGCGGCTGTGCAAATAATATTTTTAATTAAAAACCGTTTTTTCATTGTTTTACCATCTCCCACCTTTTTATTTATTATTATACCATAACATACCTAATTAGTCATAAAAAGAATATTACGTTTTCATGATAATTGCGTTACAGAAAAAAATTGTTGTAAAAACCTATTGATAATACTTAAATATTATGATACCCTAGTATACGCCGGCAACATGTATATACACATATATATATTATAATAAGGGGAATTGGTATGGACTCACAGAAAACACTATTTCAGAAAATATTGAAAAGGTATTTTATAGACGCCCTCAACGGAATGGCGCACGGGCTTTTCTGCACGCTTATTGTAGGGCTTATTATAAAGCAGATAGGCGGAATAATAGGCGGGGATGCGGGAGCTTTTATTGTAAACATAGGAACTATAGCCTCTGTGTGTACAGGTATGGCAATAGGCATAGGCACAGCCCATGCGATGGGGGCGCCGCGTCTAATAATACTTTCATCGGCAGTTACGGGGCTTATGGGAGCAAATGCCGCCGCATTTGTTAACGGCTCCCTTTTAAGCGAAACCGGAGCCATAGTCCTTTCAGGGGCAGGAGACCCTTTAGGCGCGTTTATATCAGTAGTAGTCGGCGTTGAAGCAGGGCTTGTCATATCAGGCAAAACCAAAATAGACATAATATTAACGCCTATGGCCGTAATAATTGCCGGGAGTATAACAGGGGTGTTTGTAGGCCCTCCGCTTTCAGACGGCATGGCTTGGCTGGGAAGCGCAATAAACGTTGCAACAGAACTTCAGCCGTTTTTAATGGGTGTAATAATATCGGTTGTTATGGGATGCGCGCTTACCCTTCCTATAAGTTCGGCCGCGCTTTCTATAATACTCGGCTTATCCGGCCTTCCGGCCGGGGCGGCTACAATAGGCTGTTCAACCCAGATGGTTGGGTTTGCGGTTGCAAGCTTCAAAGAAAACAGATGGGACGGCCTCTTTGCACAGGGTATAGGAACAAGTATGCTCCAAGTGCCGAACATAGTAAAAAATCCCCGCATTTGGATCGCCCCCACTCTCGCAAGCGCAATACTTGGCCCGCTCGGCACATGCGTTTTTAAAATGGAAAATAATCCTGCCGGAGGCGGTATGGGAACAAGCGGCCTTGTAGGGCAGATAATGACTTGGCAGACAATGAGCGGCACTACGCCGCACGCCCTTTTGTTTTTTGAAATAATTTCCCTCCATTTCATACTTCCTGCTGTTCTTACTCTTGCAATAAGCGAACTTATGCGAAAAAAAGCATGGGTAAAGTTTGGCGATATGAAACTTGAAATTTAAATAAAATATTATTCCATATCAAAATTACTATTGAAAAAACAGTATATTTTTGATATGGTTTTTTTATAGACATAAAAACAGGAATATTGTTTTCAAAATCCCGAAACTTTTTTATTTATATGCCGTTTTAAATGTAACATTAAATTAGGAGTGGTAAAAATGTCTTTAGAAAATGCGAGAAAATACCTTGCCGAATTCGGCCGTGACAGCGATATTATAGAATTCCCGGTTTCCAGCGCAACCGTCGAACTTGCGGCAAAAGCCGCCAATGTTATTCCGGCGCGCATTACAAAAACGCTTTCATTTAAAATAGATAACCGCTGCATTTTAATCTGTGCCGCAGGCGACGCAAAAATCGACAATAAAAAATATAAAGAATTTTTCGGCGTAAAAGCCAAAATGCTTACCCCCGAAGAAGTATTGGAATTTACAACCCACGCTATAGGAGGCGTATGCCCTTTCGGCGTGCCTGAAAATGTGGCAACATATACAGACATATCCTTAAAAAGGTTTTCAACCGTTTTTCCCGCATGCGGAAGCAGCAATTCCGCTATAGAGCTTACATGCGCCGAACTTTTCGCCCTATCAAAGGCCAAAGAATGGATCGACGTATGCAAGGGCTGGCAGGAAACTGAAGAGATATAAAATTTATCTGTGCTTGCAGGACGGTATTTAATTATGAAAAATTTTAAAAACTTTACGCCGAATAAGTATAATTCTTCCCGTTATCAAAAAGTTAAAGACGGTATTTATGCAACAAAAAACCCTTCCGACCTTAATAATAAAGAAGAAATTATTTATGTTTCATCACTTGTATTTGAACATGAGCCCGAGCTGTACGGTGAAAGCGAAGGCTCTCCCCAAAATATTGCGCAAATTCCGTTTGAAGCTTTGTTGGATGAATTTTGTCTGTTTGCAACGGATTTTTACGATGAATTAAACGGCATAAGCAGCTCCTTCTGTTATATGGAGTTAGGAAGCGGCGAATTGGAAAATATTCAAAAACTTCAGTCCGTTATTGGAAAAAGAGTATATGCGAAGCCGTTTACAGACAGCGGAAAAGAGTATTATAATCTTATAATCGAATAGCCCGTAATAAACTTTGGGCGCCTTCCCGCACAAAAACCGTAAATAAAATTAAAAGGCGTTTACGGTCTGTTCCGCAATCGCCTTTTTATGTACTATTATTTCAGATTAACTTATTTCATAGATTTTTTAAATTCTTTCCTTTTTTCTACAAAATCGATTATTGTTTTAACGGTGTTGTCAATCCCTATAAATCCGCTGTTTACGGAAAGGTCATAACTGCCTGTATTTCCCCATTTTTTGCCGGAATAAAAATTATAATAGCTTGCCCTTTGCTTATCCGTTTTATTAATAACGTCTTCGGCCTTGCCCTCCTCAACATTATAATATTTAACAGCCCTTTTTATGCGGGTTTCCTTATCCGCATGTATAAACACGTTAATAACGTCCGGATCGTCCTCCAAAGCGTAATCCGCACATCTTCCGAGTATCACGCAGCTTCCCTGCGAGGCAATTTCTTTAATTGCGTCAAACTGAGCCAAAAAAAGTTTATGGTTCATAGGAGTCTGTCCGCTTGCATAGCTTCCCACAACAAGCGAATACAGAAAACTGCTTGTCGGTTTCTCATCATGGCTTTCAAACATTTCCTCGCATATGCCGCTTTTTTTGGCGGCGGCCGTTAAAAGTTCTTTATCATAAAAAGGGATCCCCAGTTCTTTTGCAATCTTTTCTCCAATCTCTTTTCCGCCGCTTCCGTACTGCCTTCCTATAGTAATAATAATTTTATCCATAAATAAAACTCCTTTCTAAAATTAAGGATATATTCATTATATCACAAACATAAATAAAATTCCTTATAAATTTTATTTTCACTATGTGATTTTCGCAATAGAAAAGTAAAATAAAATTTACAAAAAATTCACTTATTATTTATGTAAACTTAATGTATTTATGGTATATTAATTATGTCAGATAAGTTAGTATCGATACTCAAACCAAACTTGCCTGACCGCCGGGCAATAAAAAGCCCCTTGTCATTTATTCCGTTATACGCCCGGCAGAAAAATTTCTGTCAACAGTAATTTTTCATTTTTTAAATCATATACTGTAATTTGGAAAGGAGATGTTAATTATGAACGTTATTATAACACCTGAATTAATTGAAGAATGTTTATATCTTATCGACTGATTTACTGCTGAGCAAATAATTAAATATTTGTAACACGGCAGCATCCTGGCCAAAAAGAATACCAGGCTGCTTTTTTGTTTTATTCAGTAAATTTTTTGAAAAATACAATTCATTAAACGCCGGAAAAACCAACCCGTTTTCAGTTTAAAAAACCGAAGGTTTTAACCTTCCCAACCGGCGTGAATTTTAAGATAAACATTGAAGCATAAAAAATGCAGGCGCAAGTTCCTATATAGAAAGCGCCTGCATTTTTTATATAATTAAAAGAAGGAATAGCCAAAAACTAACGTTTTCATTCCCATTGTACGAATAAAGCGTACAGTTAAAAACTTTTCCCATGCTAAAATCAATCGTCCCGCCCACATTCAAGCTCCATAAGATAAACATCGTCGGGAGTTATACGATATTCGGGAGCATATATAATCCAGTCAGTTACGTCATTGACGCCATATGTTCCGGTACTTCCTTCATGCATACCGCTTACATAATACGGCTCCTGGGTCAATTCGCATGTAAGCATGCCGTTTTCAAAACTTTTAAGCAGGAACCAAATGTGTTCCTTTGAATTATTTTCATCCCTGTATTCGTCGTCAACGTCTAAAGCTATTTTCACAAGTGCTTTGTTTTCATCGTTCAAAACGGCTTTATACAAATATTCGATACGCTCCCGCGCTAAAGCCGCCATTCTTGCCGTTTCGGCGTTTGTAACCATATATATCAGGTTCTCGTCAAGTTCTCTTGTATAGTCCGTTACAGGTCGTATATTGCCGCTTTTAAAGTCCTCTTCGGAGTTGTATACAAATATAACATGCGTATTTTCACTGTGCCCTTCCGTCCTGTCTTTTTTCCCGCCTATTATATCGTCTTTATACATCTCCACAGCTTTTTCCCACGGAACAATCGTCGTAACAAAAATATTGTCTCTTGAGAGCCTTGCAAGAAACATAGGCTCCATCTCTTCCAATGGCTCGTCAAGCTCCAACATCCTGTTTGCCATTGTTTCTATGACATTATAATGTATATTATATGTATCTTTTGAAGAGTCAAGTATTTCAAGCTCCGTTATTCCGCACCTGTTCAATCCGTGCGTGTGAAGCCATACGCTGTCATTTTCCCCCAACACGGCCTGCACTGTATAAATATATCTAGGCGCGGGAGGAACAACGGATTTTGCCGCCATAGCCGCCCATTTGCCTGACAGCACTTTCTCCGAACTGTCGTCAAACACCGCAAGTTTTTCCGGCACAGCGGCGTCTATAATTTTAAGCTGCAAATGGTAAGAATCAAGATAGTTGTCAGAAAACTCCATAATAAATCCAAGGCCTACTTCCGTATTTTCGACCGCTTCGGCGTCCAAATCCGGAAACAGATGCTGTATCCTGTACATTTGAGGCATGTTAAACGCTACTACATAAAATTGCACAGTATATTTAACGCCCTTATATACCACATCTATTTCAGCTTTATTTTGCTTAACGTTCCTTGAAATAAGTTCCGCATCCGAAATATTTTCAAGCCGCTCAAATATACCGTCAGCATCCATAATATCATCAACATTTTTCGGAACAGCCATCATATATGACAACTCTTTTCCATCCATACGCCGCGCCTCCTCGTAATGCCGTTTAAAAAGCGGCGGAAGTTTTATAAATCGTTTCCGCATACTTACGGCAAAGTTTAATTTATCAAACAATTTTACAAATTTTAGTTTTAAAGTCAATATAACATAGTCTTCCCGCCTAATCAAGTTAAGAATTTATAACCGCTGATTTTTAAGGCACAATTTTTATACGAACAGTATTCAATAATTAACGAAACAGTAAAAGCAATGTCGGATTTACAAACTTTCATAGGGGTATAGGTTCATGTTTATAAATCCTCCTCATCCCAAACGCCTTTTATTTCCCCTTAAATCATGATTATTCAAATTAATAATACGAAAATTGGCATGCGCCACAGCCGACACATCTTTGTTAAAAATTCAGTTCTTTATATGCCTTTGAATATAAGCCTCTTTGAACTTTCAAAACAAGCAGTCATATGATCTTATCTTATACTTAGCTTCAGTTTACAAGGGCACACACGCCACACAAGGAAAAATTTTCCGCATTTCTGTTTTGCATACGCTTGTCATAGGAGCCGCTATGCCGGCGCATATGCGCCTTGAACTGCAAAAATTTTTTTCCTTGTGAGGTAGAGAGTTTTAGCAGATGTTAGCGGCGCAAGATCAAGGCAAAACGAGCAGGCGCAGTGGTTCCTAGGGCAAGCGGCTTTAACACAGCTATTGCGCCGCTAACGTCCGTTAAAACCGCGTGTGCTCTTGTAAACTGAAGCTAACGAATTGTTTTTACAAAAACAGCATATTTTACAAACGCATGGATTTTCCATAATAATATACGGCGTACTACGCCCGCACTTTCCCTTTTATATTTTGAATATAAATTGATCTCCGTTTATAAAAAACATTCTTCCGTCCGAAAAAATCATATATAATTTACTAACAATGTACGCATACTGTATTTCCTTATGTTCTTGCCTAAGCTATACAACTATGAATATTATTATATTAAAGTAATAATCCAAACCATACGTTTAAATAAAATAATACAGATATATCAAAAATAACACACCATGATTGCGTATTATTTTCATTTTATAAAAACACATATTTCATTAGCAATAAAAAAAGAACAATACAAAATGTACTGTTCTTTTAAACAAATGGATGGGGAAGGATTCGAACCTTCGAAGCAAATATGCAGCGGATTTACAGTCCGGCCCCTTTGGCCACTCGGGAACCCATCCAAAATTATAGTCTGCACTTATGTCAAACTCTGA of the Anaerotignum faecicola genome contains:
- a CDS encoding copper amine oxidase N-terminal domain-containing protein; this encodes MKKRFLIKNIICTAAAALALASMAYAKEADVYVNGIKTESVSPQYKDEMTLAPIRTIATGIGAEVTWNENKIIVQKGDQTITFIPGIWKAYINGVEKRITYPVYIDNGTAYAEVNDLASVLSCKIVYSQEKNSYEVTLLGAQSQANAQRLEAPKLIIEDRDPNIFSYQIKSGGVTLDKITPYRAVWDNSEEVLNNIYRAQLEEKYRFSFEGAKPDSVTVKREELLEYSETEPEIYPSDVQVKDMGDYYEFIHETDTDESRIYIIDASWGSNTFEYMFVVDNVRVIEALEGVEEIIGKKDVVDYTIAGGYVYYISGKDKTEIHEMLLDGTEDCVIETFPSDERITGSTKITSEYDGEVIKYSLQETGIYGDKDDSEYSVPEKARNYELDLKTKDLRRIY
- a CDS encoding PTS sugar transporter subunit IIC, which translates into the protein MDSQKTLFQKILKRYFIDALNGMAHGLFCTLIVGLIIKQIGGIIGGDAGAFIVNIGTIASVCTGMAIGIGTAHAMGAPRLIILSSAVTGLMGANAAAFVNGSLLSETGAIVLSGAGDPLGAFISVVVGVEAGLVISGKTKIDIILTPMAVIIAGSITGVFVGPPLSDGMAWLGSAINVATELQPFLMGVIISVVMGCALTLPISSAALSIILGLSGLPAGAATIGCSTQMVGFAVASFKENRWDGLFAQGIGTSMLQVPNIVKNPRIWIAPTLASAILGPLGTCVFKMENNPAGGGMGTSGLVGQIMTWQTMSGTTPHALLFFEIISLHFILPAVLTLAISELMRKKAWVKFGDMKLEI
- a CDS encoding cytidylate kinase-like family protein, with translation MDKIIITIGRQYGSGGKEIGEKIAKELGIPFYDKELLTAAAKKSGICEEMFESHDEKPTSSFLYSLVVGSYASGQTPMNHKLFLAQFDAIKEIASQGSCVILGRCADYALEDDPDVINVFIHADKETRIKRAVKYYNVEEGKAEDVINKTDKQRASYYNFYSGKKWGNTGSYDLSVNSGFIGIDNTVKTIIDFVEKRKEFKKSMK
- a CDS encoding adenylate kinase translates to MIVLIDGTSHSGKTLLAQKLLEIYKYPYLSIDLLKMGLIRSGNTELTPEDDKELETYLWKIVREIIKTAIENKQNLIVEGCYIPFDWKCGFSETYLNEIRCYFLVMDKNYIENHFSDIKNHADEIERRLNDDWYTKEFALNENERCLNLCQKHNCNYILIREPYNVEIRL
- a CDS encoding YbaK/EbsC family protein; its protein translation is MSLENARKYLAEFGRDSDIIEFPVSSATVELAAKAANVIPARITKTLSFKIDNRCILICAAGDAKIDNKKYKEFFGVKAKMLTPEEVLEFTTHAIGGVCPFGVPENVATYTDISLKRFSTVFPACGSSNSAIELTCAELFALSKAKEWIDVCKGWQETEEI
- a CDS encoding DUF4026 domain-containing protein — protein: MDGKELSYMMAVPKNVDDIMDADGIFERLENISDAELISRNVKQNKAEIDVVYKGVKYTVQFYVVAFNMPQMYRIQHLFPDLDAEAVENTEVGLGFIMEFSDNYLDSYHLQLKIIDAAVPEKLAVFDDSSEKVLSGKWAAMAAKSVVPPAPRYIYTVQAVLGENDSVWLHTHGLNRCGITELEILDSSKDTYNIHYNVIETMANRMLELDEPLEEMEPMFLARLSRDNIFVTTIVPWEKAVEMYKDDIIGGKKDRTEGHSENTHVIFVYNSEEDFKSGNIRPVTDYTRELDENLIYMVTNAETARMAALARERIEYLYKAVLNDENKALVKIALDVDDEYRDENNSKEHIWFLLKSFENGMLTCELTQEPYYVSGMHEGSTGTYGVNDVTDWIIYAPEYRITPDDVYLMELECGRDD